The following is a genomic window from Chloroflexota bacterium.
GTTCCACCTCATGAGTGCCATCCGTATCGCCGTCATCGGCGCCGGGCTGCTCGGCACGCGCCACGCGCGCGTGTTCCACGAACAGCCCGACGCGGAACTGGTCGCCGTCGCTGACGTCAATCCGGCGCGCGAAGAGATCGCCAGCCGCTTCGGCGCCGCGTTCTACCCGGACATCACCACGCTACTGGCCAACGAGACGATCGATGCCGTCGCCGTTGCCACACCCGACCAGTCCCACCGCCAACCTGTCCTCGCCGCGCTGGGCGCGGGCAAGCACGTGTTTGTCGAGAAGCCGCTGGCCACGAGCGTTGAGGACACGCAGGCGATCACCGCCGCGGCCGCGCAGGTCGGCACGATCTGCATGGTGAACTACTCGCAGCGGTTCGTGACAGACTACGCATGGATCAAGCAGGCGTGCGACAACGGGCTGATCGGCGCGGCGCGCATGATCATCTCGGTGAAGTTCGACCAGATCTCCGTGCCGACCGGCATGATTCGCGGCTGGGCCGGCCAGACGTCGCCGATCTTCTTCATGTCGAGCCATGACATCGACCTGACCGGCTGGTACATCGGTGCGGAGCCGGTCGAGGTCGTGGCGCATGAATCGCGCGGCACGCTCGACACACTCGGCATCCCGGTGCACGACGGCATCATGGTGCTGGTTCGTTACGCCAACGGCGCCAACGCCAACTTCCACTCGTCGTGGATTCACCCGAACAGCTACCCGAACGTAGCCGACGGCTATATGCAGGTCATCGGCGAGAGCGGCGCGATTCTGTACCGCAACGGGGGGCGCATCATCGAGCTGCACAACGCGCATGGCGGCCAGCGGATCGAGTTCAGCGGCGCACATACCGCCAACGAGATCGGCGGCAAGTTGACCGGTGCGTTCACTGCATCAGTGCGGCAGTTCCTGGACAGCGTCCGCACCGGCACCGAGCCGATGCTGTCAGTGCGGCGCACGCTCGCGACGAGCCGTATTCAGCTGGCCGCGATAGAATCGATCGCGACCGGCAAGTCGGTCGCGATCTAACCGTAGCGGTCAGCCGACAGCCCGGCCATTCGCAGGCTCAGCACCCACAACTGCCTGGCCCGCGCCTCGTCGTAGGATTCGGGACTGGACTGCATGAACTGGCGGTTGACGATGAACTTGCCGCCGACGCCGTCGAGCGACGGGCCGGTGGCCGCAAGAGCACGCCGGTGATTACCCGCATCTTTGCCCCATCGCGCGCGTCAAGACCTCACAGGTTTTGAAAACCTGTGAGGTCCGATCGATGTGAGCAATCACGTGCACGACGCAATTGCGCCTCACACCTGAATACGTTAAAATAGGCGCTATCGAGGCTGACTATAGTAACGCAGAGGACCATGCATGAGTAGCTCACAACACAGCCCGGAAGCAGCATTATCACGCCGCGAACTATTGAAGAAGCTCGGCGCCGCCGGCGCCATCCTCGGCGCGCGCGCCATCGTGCCCACCAACTGGGCCCAACCTGAGGTCGAAACCGGCAACCTGCCCGTGCACGCGCAGACTTCAGGGCCAGGCACGGTGACCGGCGAGATCTGGGTGGGACCCTTCAATCCACAGCCCCCCACCCGGCAAGCGCCGGCCAATGGCAACAGTTTCACGGCAAGCATCCAGGGCACGGCGCTTTCCACCGCTGCCGTTTACGTCGAATTCAGCGGCGGCTACGACAAGTATTCATTTGGCATTCCCAGCGTCCCGTTCGGATCGCGAACCGTGAAGGCGCACGACGATACCAATTGCAGACCCGACCAGACGCAGAACTTGACCGTGGGACCCGGCACCAATACGCTGCCCAGTCCGTTCATCTTTTCACCTTTCGTAGCGGCGCCCACCGTCTGCTAGGCGACTAACGACGATAACGCGGCGACGACTTCGCGCTGTCTGCAGGGCGTCGCTTGTTCTTCTCTGGTGATTGCCCACATCTGCGTGGATAGCGCGCATCATGACCGCGCGGGTTTTGAAAACCCGCGCGGCTTGGTCGATATGGGTAATCACCAGTTGTACTTGTTTACCGGGTAGTCGTCGTGAGTATGCAACCCGTTCTACTCAGTTTGGGCGTAAATCGCATGAGCGCCCTGCACGCTTGCGCGGGATGGCGCCCCGGGCGAACTCGCTTGTACCCATCAACCCCACCCCCAAC
Proteins encoded in this region:
- a CDS encoding Gfo/Idh/MocA family oxidoreductase, which encodes MSAIRIAVIGAGLLGTRHARVFHEQPDAELVAVADVNPAREEIASRFGAAFYPDITTLLANETIDAVAVATPDQSHRQPVLAALGAGKHVFVEKPLATSVEDTQAITAAAAQVGTICMVNYSQRFVTDYAWIKQACDNGLIGAARMIISVKFDQISVPTGMIRGWAGQTSPIFFMSSHDIDLTGWYIGAEPVEVVAHESRGTLDTLGIPVHDGIMVLVRYANGANANFHSSWIHPNSYPNVADGYMQVIGESGAILYRNGGRIIELHNAHGGQRIEFSGAHTANEIGGKLTGAFTASVRQFLDSVRTGTEPMLSVRRTLATSRIQLAAIESIATGKSVAI